The Celeribacter baekdonensis genome segment ATAAAACGATCCCTCTAAGAGGGTCTTAGCCCAGAGTACGCTGCACCGGTGTCAGCTTTGCAACACCTGCATATAAGTGTCGAACAACGCCTTTTGATGCGCCTCAGGCGTGTAGCTGGGGACATAGGTCTTGATCCGTTCAAAAACGGGATGTGTGTCCTCGCAGAGATCCTTGATGGCCGCGGCAAAAGTCTCAGCGTCAGGTGTCTCGATCAAAAGTCCCGTGCGATCATGGTCAACCGTCTCACAGGCGGCCGTCCACCGTCCGGCAATCACCGGAACCCCCAAATGGATCGCTTCCAAAGGCACCAGCCCAAGAGGCTCCGGCCACAAGCTTGCAAACACAACACACCGCGCGGTCTTGATCAGCTCCTGCACTTCGGCAGGGGATTTCCAACCCAATATCTGCGCGCTTGGATTGGCTGCCAGAACCTGATCCCGATCTTGACCATCGCCCACAAAAACCGCCTGGACCCCCGCCATCTGGGCAGCTTGAGCGAATAGGACAGCGCCCTTTTCCGGGTTCAGCCGACCGATAAAGAGAAACCTGTCGCTGTGGCGCGGGTCCCCCTTGGGATCGGGCGACACCTCCACAGGGTTGGGCACGTGATACAATCCACACCCTGCCGACAGGTAAGGCGCCATGATATTTTTCTGAAATTCGGAAATATAGATGATGTGTTTCAGACCGCGGGGCAGGGCACCGGCGGTTTGGCTGATGGCCTGACGCACGACCCGCCACGCCTTATGACTGGCTTTGCGCACATCACATTGTGTGGTCAGGCAAGACACCCCCATGGCCCGCCGGGTACAAATTTCGTCCTTCTGGTAGTCGTAAAACCCACCATTTGGGCAGGCCAGAAAATAATCATGCATCGTAAAGACGTTTTTCAAAGCACCGCGGGCCAAAACCGGGCCAATGGCGGGCGAGATCGCTTTGACGTAGCTGTGGACATGCATGACCGTCGTGGCCGGATCCAACGTGTCCATCACCTCGGATAAGGCACGCACGGCCTCTGCGTTCCAAATTCCCTGAAGCGCCGCTTTCACCCGGCTTTTGGCATGAAGGATGTCAGACTGGTCCAAACAGACCACGGTGATGTTGGGATGTGTCAGCTCGGGCGCAACAGGGCCAACCGGCGCGAAAAACGTGACCTCTAACCCAGCTTCAGCCGCCAAACGCGCGCCATCAATCGCAACCTTTGCCCCCCGCCGTTGATACAGGCGAAATCGCTGACAACCAAAACGGATCGCAGGGGGTTCTCTAATTCGTTCACGTTGGGACCTTCATCTGTCGTTCCACTCATGCGGTGGCTGCCGTTTTTCAATCTCAAACAAACTCCCACGGTCCCGGACCAACTGCAAGGTACGGGGGTAATCGTCGCCAACCAGGTCCAAGATTCGTGCGCGGGCGACATCACTCAAGGGCGGCTTTGGCGTCTCTTTTGAATTCAGACGGTGGAACCAAGTGCGCACAAAGTTACGCAACTTACGTGGTGTGATTTGATTCACCAAAGGCTTGATGGGCAGCGTGTGATAAAACGCCAAAAGCCTTGATGCGGCTTGCGAACGTGGTGCCCGAAAGGAATTTTTAGGGCCATCTATGGCATTCGTATATGAGAGCGGTACGGAGAGAAATTCCTCTAAATCCTTCAAGATCATCGGTAAATTTTGGGTCACATCCGCAAAGTGATAAATCCGAACGTTGGCCGGGCCAAACACATCCAGATAACTTTTCACGGCATCAAAATAGAGGGATTGGCGCACAAAGGAATATTGCAACGCACTTGGCTGTTCCCCCAGGGCTTGAATTTCTTGCTGCTCAATTTCTAAAGCCTCTTCCAAGGGTTCGGGCACCGCCCCCCAACGGTTCATCATCAAATAATGTGAATAAGCGCGGGCCACGGGCTCTCGTAAAACCGCAATGATTTTGGCGTCAGGATTGGCGTCAAAAATCCGTTTGGCTGTATTTCGCCCGTGCAATTGGTTGGCAGAAGCATCGATGGCAAAGGCTTCCTCTCTCCACTCTTTAAAAAGGGCCATATAGGCGTTTTTATTATACGCCTGCTCAATCACCGGGATATTTTTCCCCGCGCTATAGGCAAAGCGGTCTGGGGCAAAAACGAAAAATTGCGGCTCCTTAATCACCGGCCCAAATATGTGGCGTGATTGTACAAGTGCGGCCTGAAGAAATGTCGTGCCGCATTTCGGGGGGCCAACAAGAAAAAGATTAGGTATATCGCGTGAGTGCAAGGCGGATCAATCCCATAATTTTTCGCGGGAATATGTTGTTCTTTCCGCTTATGTGCCCGTTGATAGTGCCAGCTTCACCACAATGAACCAAGGCATTTGTCCCGATGTCACGCTATTGCAAAAAAATGGGGCATCTGTGCCAGCCGTTTTTCCCACATGGTCTAAATTTTGGCGTTTCAATTGCGGTTAAATCATAATCTATGCAAACAGTGCGGGAGACTAAGTCAGACAGATCAGAAAATTCTGTTTTGCCATCCTCACATTGGGGCTTCCCCAACTGCCCCAATCCCTTAACCTGAGCGGGGCAGGAATCAAAAAACAGCGATCGAAAGTGTTCCCATGGTCAACATCATCCGCGAAGCGGACAAGTTTGTTTTCGTCCACATTCCAAAGTGCGGCGGCTCTTCTATCGCAATCGGGCTCACGGCAGCTTTGGATCCGCCGCTCCCGGGCGAGATCCGCTATACCGGCCTGAAACTCGACACCCGTGAAGGTCTCGGCACATATATGGACGCGCACAAACCATTGTGGATGTTGCGTGACTATTTTCCCGATGAACTTGCCGCCTATCGCAACTGTGCCTGTTTTGCCGTCGCGCGCGATCCGTTCAAAAGGTTCATTTCAGCGGTCCAACAACATATCCGTGAGTTTGGCAACTCCAACATTGCCGAAATGTCCGATGCTGAGGTCAATCAGACGCTCGATCACATCATGGATCACATCACGACACACCGGGACAATGTGGGCGGGGAATATGTCCACTTTATCCCACAATACGACTATGTTTTCCTGGACGGTGAACGCATTGTTGAACATGTGTACCCCCTTGAAAACCTCGATGCGATGGCGACCCATATTGCCACGGTGATCAAACGCTTTGGCAAACCGCTCCGCAAAGTCATGCCCTCTGGTCTCTATTGGTCCGTCAAAAGCTTTGTCATCAAATCCATGACAAAATACCTGCCGGACAACTCCCTGGATGCGTTGCACAGCGATCGGGTGCGCGCCTTTGTCAAAGAGTACTATGCAAATGACACTTGGCTTTATGACGAAGCGCGCCAGATGATCGCATCCCAAACGGCACAGGCCTCATAGCTCCAGCGGCCTGTCCGAGTGTGGCTCTGAGGCGATGCAGACCGATAGAAAACACCGGGCGCTCCAATCGACCCCAAACTGATTTAAAAATTAGCATCGCTCTCAAAGAGGCCCCTTAAAAGGATAAAACTCTCGATCAACACGGCCTTTTCTGCGTATAAAAAGCCATGCCTATCACCGGGCTCTTGGATGTGATCAAGATATGTTAGGGACGTGATGGCGACGAATATTGGGCAGCTTCTTGAAAGATCTAAATCCCGTAAAATCATCGTCGTAACGGGCCCTCCCAGAAGTGGTACAACGCCCGTGGGTGATATCATTGCCCATATGCCTGGGGCGGTGTCGATCTATGAACCTTGGGGCCCCACCGGAGATGTGCGCATCAACGAAGAGTTTCCCATCGTTGGGGCGGGATCTCTGACACAAGACGTGTTTGTGACGTGGTTGGACCATCTGAGTCGCTTAAAATTGCAGCTTGGTCAGCAAAGCCGACCATCACATAAAAAGGCGTCGCTTCTGCGCCAGATGATGTTGAAAATCGGCGGCAGTCGCAGCCTGCACTCCTATCGGCTTGCACGGTTGCAGCCCTTTGCCGACACCATCATCTGGAAAGATCCTCACGCCTTTCTCTCCCTGCCGTCTTTGCTCGATCAGGGATTGCCGGTCGTGGTAACGCTCAGATCGCCTTTCGCGGGGGCGGCCAGCTATAAACGGATGGGTTGGGTCACAAAATTAGAGCCGATCTACGCCCGCTACAAAGCGCGATATGGGGCGGATGCCATTCTTGAAGAGAGTGTAAAAATGCCGCCCTGTGCGGTGCGCAGCGCGGCCTCCGTTTGGCGGATGGGCGCCCTTTTGGTTCAGAAACATCAAACCTCCCCTCACCTTTTTATCGTCTGCTCGACAGAGCTCGAGACCAACGAAACCGCCGTTTATGAGGCGTTGTTTTCTTGGCTTGGCGTCGCGGCAGAAAAGCCCATGGCCTATCTGGCCCAGCAACAAAGCAAACGCTCCGTCGGGAAAAAAGCACCCAACGCGACCCATGACTGGACCCGCTCTCTGGCGCAGACAAATCAATATTGGAAAGAGGCGTTGACGCCAGAGGAGGTGGAGATTGTCTCGACTTTGGCTGGTGATCTAGCGCAGGAGCTATTAGGGACATCGTGAGCCCTCTATGACCCCGCGGTCTCCAAAAAAGGTTAGCCTCTTGTTCAAGAAGTCATTGTTTGTGATGGGTGTGCGGATCACGACGCTCGTTGTGAAATTCGCCCTCACATTGTTTATCGCAAGGTTTCTTGGCCTTGCGGATCTGGGGTGGTTCGGCCTTGTGTCCTCGGCCGCGATCGCCGCCGCCCCCCTGCTTGGAATGGGCACGATGCAAGTCCTGGCGCGCACCGCGGTGCGCGCCGAAAAAGGCGATCTCATCGCCCCTCTGGTCCATTATCTGGTCTATGTGGTGTGCCTCTATCTCGTCATCCTCGGCGTGCTCTTGGCGCTCTCCCTTGCCAATCCGCTCCTCGTGTTCTTGGTTTGGTGCGTGGTGCTGATGGAGCATCTGGGCACCGAAAGCTACCAACTCCTCGTCAGCCGCGCGATGCCCATATGGGCCAACCTTCTCCATTTCATTCGAGCCGGGCTCTGGGCCTTGCTCTATATCCCTCTGGCCTATGCGTTCCCTGCGCTGCGCAACATAGACGCCCTGCTGTTCTTTTGGTTTATCGGCGCCACAATTGCCTTTTTCGGCGTCATTGTCGCCCTGCGGGACTGGCCATGGCTTAAAACAGGGGTGCGTCTACGCGAGGGCATCACATCCACATTCAGGACCACACGGGCCGCGCGGCCGCTGTATATTTCCTCCGTATGTGAAACGCTCTCGGTGCAATCGGATCGGTTTATCATCACCGCCCTGCTTGGCGTCGAAGCCACCGGTATTTACGTGTTTTTCCTACAAATCGGCTCAGCCTTGGCCAATTTGCATTACTCCGGCGTGGTGCAAATGTCGCGGCCCGCGTTCGTGCGGACAGCCGCCGAAAACCCCGCCCGCCTCTCACATTTGTTTTGGTCCACCACTCGCATGGCAACCCTGTCCACCGTCTTGTTTTCGGTCGCGGCTCTGGTCGGCATAACCTATCTTTTGCCGCTCATCGGCAAAGAAGCCTTGAGCGCATGGCAAGTGATTTTCTACTTTGTGCTGGTCAATTTTAACCTCAACGTGTTTGCTGAGCTACAAAAAATGGCCATGTACTCACTGCATGCAGATCAAGCCATAATGCGCCTCACAATCATTAACTTTGTGATCGCACTTCCGGTGCTTACCTTAGTTATTTCCGTGTTTGGCCTGATTGGTGCCGGAATCTCGCTTGTTTGCATCGCAACAATCCGAGTTCTTATGCAGCTTGCATGGCTGAAAGCTTATAAAGCTACACCCTCGAAGGATTTGTAAAAGGAAAAAGTTGGTGAAAATACTTCATATACTTGCCGTAATTCTACCGCGCCCTATCAAAATTATGATATATCGCCGCACCATGCGTGCCGAAATCGAGGCGAACGTGAAAATTGGCATGTCTTACATCCATGTCAAAAAACTTGTCCTGAAAGAAGGAAGCGTAATAAAAAACTGGAGTGTGTTACGGAATCTAGAGCGGCTAGAGCTTGGTAAGAATGCACGGATTGGGAATAGGGTGTATGCAACGGCCATTCCCTTAGGATCTAAAAAACATTTCAGCCACCGAGTGGATCGCGTTCCCGCTTTGCTTATGGGAGAAGGTGCTGCACTCACTGGGAATCATTTTCTGGATTGTAATGATAAAATTACAATTGGTGACTTTTCGCTCTTTGCTGGCCGTAACACATTTATTTACACGCATGGGATTGACATTATGGATGCAAGACAAGATTGCGCACCGATCACGATCGGGAAACACTGCATGATTGCGACACGCTCTTTATTACTGAAAGGAGCAAAATTGCCTGACAACTCGGTACTTGGAGCACAGTCCGTGCTGACAAAAGCCTATCTAGACACACATACACTCTATGCAGGAAACCCCGCAAAACCCGTAAAGTGCCTTTCATCAGATGCCGCATTTTTCAAGCGAAAGAGCTGGTATGTTGAGTGATTGAATGGAATTCTTGGCCTCTTTAAAAACATCGCCGGCACAAAGTTAGAGAAGCCATGACGCGCGTCCGTTTTCAAAATTATCGACTGATGAGCTATCCAGAACGGATTGTGGCCTATCTTTGCCTTGCGGGTTTTAGCACAAAACTTGTCTTTGAACTTGGTCTGGGCCTGTGGTGGTACAAGCTCAGCACAACGACTTTGCTCATCTTTCTTGTGTTATTGGCCCTAGATCACGCCGTCTGGCTGGCAAAAGGCCAGTTCAGAGGTCTCCCGTCGGATCGTCCTATCTTGGTGCTGATTGTCTTTTGGTTTTTGTTGAACCTGCACGGTGTGCTCATCGGCAAGCTACAGGGGCAATCCATTGCGAGCATCATCAATGACTCGGTTCCGACGCTTTTGTGCCTTTTGTCCCTGATCCGATTTGGCCTCATGCCAAAAGTGGATTTCACCGCTGCCTTTCGCCGGATCAAAGGCATCATCTATGCCACCGCCATAGGCTGTGTTGTGGTGGGAACCATTGCCGTTACGCTTGGCCTGCCCTCACGCGCATCTCCCGGCACACATATTTTTGCGATGCTGGCCGCACTCCAATTCGTCGCGTTGGCCAAAGGCAAATTTAATCTGCGGTTCTGGGGCGAAACACTCATCTTCTGGTTCGTCTTTGTCGCCTCCGTCGAGGACATCAACCGCTCGACCTTGGCCTCTATTGGTGGCGTGTTTGTTATTGCCCTCATCATGCGACTGCGCTTCGACATTCGCGGGGGGCTCACCGGGCTTTTGATGGTTGCCCTGTTTCCCTTTGTTCTGCTTGCCACCGTCCCAGAGGGCAGCAAAACATATGTCCGCATCTACAACATCATAAACGGTGAGGAGGGCGGGGAATCTATTTCATTGAACTCGCGCAAACTCGAAAAACAACAGATCGGGTCACAGCTTCAGCGCAATGGGTTTACCACAGAGCTTCTCGGACTGGGCCATGGCGCCACCTATGAATATTCTGTGTATGGGAAAACAGAACTCGACCACGGTCACGCCCATTATGCCACGGCTTACATGCAATTGCGCTACGGCGCCGTTGGCACGCTCTATGTTTACGCCCTCGCCGCATCCGTTCTCTTGGGGGGGCTGATTGCCCTCAAGAACGGATCAAGTATGGCGCTGTTTATGGGTGCGCTGAATCTGACCGCCTTTGTCTATCTCTTCACTTGGGTGAATTTTTTCTTTTATTTTATGGGTCTGACCTACCTCATCTACTCCAGTGGCCTGAGGCATTGGAAAGACACAAAAGAGCGGTCAGCGCAGGTTGTCGACGAATTCGGACAACTCACGGCGAAAGCGCTCTGAGGCAAACGACTTTGCATGAGCCGCAATGGTTTCTTCCGAAAACCCTGCCGCGTTCGCCTCAAAGGCTTCGATCGCTTGCAACAGCGACGGCACCGTTTGGTCGTCAAAATGCACGCCCGTCGGCTGTGCATGTGATAGCCCTCTCACCGTTTCCGCCGTACCGCCATGCGACAGAGCAATCACCGGCGTGCCGCAAGCCTGAGCTTCGACAGGCACAATCCCGAAATCTTCCTTGGCGGCAAAAACAAACGCTTTAGCGCGCTGCATATGATCGCGCATATCCTCAAAAGACGCGTGCCCCAAAAACGTGACATTGGGCCCGGCTGCCGCACGAATGCGCGGCATTTCCGGCCCGTCACCCGACACGATCAACCGAAGATCTGGCCGCTCTTTGAACGTTTCAACGATGAGTTGGATTTGTTTGTAAGGCACCATGCGCGAGGCCGTGAAATAAAAGTCCTCGCGCGGTTTTTCGGAGATTGTAAACGCATCCGTGTCCACCGGCGGATAGATGACCGTGGCCTCGCGACGATAGGTTTTCCATATCCGCTTTTTGATGAATTCGGAGTTGGCAATCAGATGATCAATCTGTGGCGTTGAACGCATGTCCCAAAGCCGGAACTTATGCATCATCTCCCGCGCGATCTTTTGTTTCAACCAAGCGCCCGTGCCCCCGATTGAGCCGATATATTCATGGGTCAGATCCCAGGCATAGCGCGCCGGGCTGTGCATGTAGCACACATGAAGCTGATCCGGGGAGGTCAGAACCCCTTTGGACAGCGAGGCCGACGAACTCAGCACAAGATCATGATGGGTGACATCGAACTCCTCAATCGCCCGCGTGCTTTGCAAAATCAGATAGCGATAATATTTCTTCACCCCCGGCCAGTCGTTTAGTCGGCTCGTTTCAACGGGCCGCCCCAGAGACACCTGGGCCCGCTCCTCGGGTGAGAGAAAATCAAACAACGTGTAAATCGTCGCCTGCGGGTAGACCCGCACCATTTGTTCGACAACTTTCTCCGCGCCGCCAAGGACGGGGAGCCAATCGTGGACCAAGGCCACATCGAGCGTTTCATTCGTCTTGTTCGAAGAATTCATATTCGGGCCACCCTTGGTACAACTGTCGTCACTACATACGCAGTAATGCTTTTGAAGGGTCACGATTTCAACCGCTGGCCTGATGGCAGAGGGCTTTTTTCACATATGTCACAAGCCGATGTTACAAATGCATCAAAATGTGCAGGCCGCCCCACAATTCCAGACGCTTCAGACCTGAGCCCCACGTGTCACACGTCGTAATATTGCCGATACCAGCCGACAAATTTAGCCACGCCGTCTTTGACATCGGTT includes the following:
- a CDS encoding glycosyltransferase family 4 protein, encoding MAAEAGLEVTFFAPVGPVAPELTHPNITVVCLDQSDILHAKSRVKAALQGIWNAEAVRALSEVMDTLDPATTVMHVHSYVKAISPAIGPVLARGALKNVFTMHDYFLACPNGGFYDYQKDEICTRRAMGVSCLTTQCDVRKASHKAWRVVRQAISQTAGALPRGLKHIIYISEFQKNIMAPYLSAGCGLYHVPNPVEVSPDPKGDPRHSDRFLFIGRLNPEKGAVLFAQAAQMAGVQAVFVGDGQDRDQVLAANPSAQILGWKSPAEVQELIKTARCVVFASLWPEPLGLVPLEAIHLGVPVIAGRWTAACETVDHDRTGLLIETPDAETFAAAIKDLCEDTHPVFERIKTYVPSYTPEAHQKALFDTYMQVLQS
- a CDS encoding sulfotransferase domain-containing protein, whose translation is MHSRDIPNLFLVGPPKCGTTFLQAALVQSRHIFGPVIKEPQFFVFAPDRFAYSAGKNIPVIEQAYNKNAYMALFKEWREEAFAIDASANQLHGRNTAKRIFDANPDAKIIAVLREPVARAYSHYLMMNRWGAVPEPLEEALEIEQQEIQALGEQPSALQYSFVRQSLYFDAVKSYLDVFGPANVRIYHFADVTQNLPMILKDLEEFLSVPLSYTNAIDGPKNSFRAPRSQAASRLLAFYHTLPIKPLVNQITPRKLRNFVRTWFHRLNSKETPKPPLSDVARARILDLVGDDYPRTLQLVRDRGSLFEIEKRQPPHEWNDR
- a CDS encoding sulfotransferase family 2 domain-containing protein, translating into MVNIIREADKFVFVHIPKCGGSSIAIGLTAALDPPLPGEIRYTGLKLDTREGLGTYMDAHKPLWMLRDYFPDELAAYRNCACFAVARDPFKRFISAVQQHIREFGNSNIAEMSDAEVNQTLDHIMDHITTHRDNVGGEYVHFIPQYDYVFLDGERIVEHVYPLENLDAMATHIATVIKRFGKPLRKVMPSGLYWSVKSFVIKSMTKYLPDNSLDALHSDRVRAFVKEYYANDTWLYDEARQMIASQTAQAS
- a CDS encoding lipopolysaccharide biosynthesis protein: MFKKSLFVMGVRITTLVVKFALTLFIARFLGLADLGWFGLVSSAAIAAAPLLGMGTMQVLARTAVRAEKGDLIAPLVHYLVYVVCLYLVILGVLLALSLANPLLVFLVWCVVLMEHLGTESYQLLVSRAMPIWANLLHFIRAGLWALLYIPLAYAFPALRNIDALLFFWFIGATIAFFGVIVALRDWPWLKTGVRLREGITSTFRTTRAARPLYISSVCETLSVQSDRFIITALLGVEATGIYVFFLQIGSALANLHYSGVVQMSRPAFVRTAAENPARLSHLFWSTTRMATLSTVLFSVAALVGITYLLPLIGKEALSAWQVIFYFVLVNFNLNVFAELQKMAMYSLHADQAIMRLTIINFVIALPVLTLVISVFGLIGAGISLVCIATIRVLMQLAWLKAYKATPSKDL
- a CDS encoding acyltransferase, translating into MKILHILAVILPRPIKIMIYRRTMRAEIEANVKIGMSYIHVKKLVLKEGSVIKNWSVLRNLERLELGKNARIGNRVYATAIPLGSKKHFSHRVDRVPALLMGEGAALTGNHFLDCNDKITIGDFSLFAGRNTFIYTHGIDIMDARQDCAPITIGKHCMIATRSLLLKGAKLPDNSVLGAQSVLTKAYLDTHTLYAGNPAKPVKCLSSDAAFFKRKSWYVE
- a CDS encoding glycosyltransferase; protein product: MNSSNKTNETLDVALVHDWLPVLGGAEKVVEQMVRVYPQATIYTLFDFLSPEERAQVSLGRPVETSRLNDWPGVKKYYRYLILQSTRAIEEFDVTHHDLVLSSSASLSKGVLTSPDQLHVCYMHSPARYAWDLTHEYIGSIGGTGAWLKQKIAREMMHKFRLWDMRSTPQIDHLIANSEFIKKRIWKTYRREATVIYPPVDTDAFTISEKPREDFYFTASRMVPYKQIQLIVETFKERPDLRLIVSGDGPEMPRIRAAAGPNVTFLGHASFEDMRDHMQRAKAFVFAAKEDFGIVPVEAQACGTPVIALSHGGTAETVRGLSHAQPTGVHFDDQTVPSLLQAIEAFEANAAGFSEETIAAHAKSFASERFRRELSEFVDNLR